One window of Treponema denticola genomic DNA carries:
- a CDS encoding SRPBCC family protein, whose amino-acid sequence MITLHEQVDISAPFEKLCAWADNFEEEFVKWSPYHLECELYNGNVNTGSKVRFYEIVMGLDYDVTGTIVTSERDNDHFRFVFKSDKGTAFITFEGTRTRDGCRFSHTESFGITTPVIGPIMNFLLFKIIFRKKCNWQLIRDDMILDNKYLTEILTEGKYPERIPVERLKAGAK is encoded by the coding sequence ATGATAACCTTGCATGAACAGGTTGACATTAGCGCACCGTTCGAAAAACTGTGTGCGTGGGCAGACAATTTTGAAGAGGAATTCGTCAAGTGGAGTCCGTATCATTTGGAATGCGAACTGTACAACGGGAACGTAAATACGGGCAGCAAAGTCCGCTTTTACGAAATCGTTATGGGACTCGACTACGACGTAACCGGCACAATAGTAACGAGCGAACGCGACAACGACCATTTTCGGTTCGTATTTAAAAGCGACAAGGGAACCGCTTTTATCACATTTGAAGGGACGCGCACAAGAGACGGCTGCCGCTTTTCGCACACGGAATCGTTCGGTATAACGACACCCGTCATCGGGCCGATTATGAACTTTTTGCTGTTCAAAATCATCTTCCGTAAAAAATGCAACTGGCAACTCATTCGCGACGATATGATTTTGGACAATAAATACCTGACCGAAATCCTTACCGAAGGCAAGTATCCGGAACGCATTCCCGTTGAACGTTTAAAAGCCGGAGCAAAATAA
- a CDS encoding adenylate kinase — MNCIFLGPPGAGKGTLAFEVSKSYKIPHISTGDLFRAAIKNQTELGKKVKTVIDSGALVSDDLTIALVKERLEKDDTKKGFILDGFPRTIAQADALEDIVKIDSVVNFDISDDEVIKRLSGRRVCSSCGQSFHIEFVKPKKEGICDSCAGELIIRPDDKIEAIQKRLETYRSQTAPLIDYYTKKNLIIDIDARPASEKVLASFEAKFPH, encoded by the coding sequence ATGAACTGTATTTTTTTGGGCCCGCCGGGCGCAGGAAAGGGAACCCTTGCTTTTGAGGTTTCAAAATCGTATAAGATTCCGCATATTTCGACCGGAGATCTTTTTAGAGCTGCAATCAAGAATCAAACGGAATTGGGAAAAAAGGTTAAGACTGTCATTGATTCCGGGGCATTGGTCAGCGATGACCTCACAATCGCCCTCGTAAAGGAAAGATTGGAAAAAGATGACACCAAAAAGGGATTTATCCTCGATGGTTTTCCGCGCACAATCGCTCAGGCTGATGCCTTAGAGGACATCGTAAAAATCGATTCCGTTGTCAACTTCGATATAAGCGATGATGAGGTTATCAAACGCCTTTCCGGAAGACGGGTTTGTTCCTCATGCGGTCAAAGTTTTCATATCGAATTCGTAAAACCAAAAAAAGAAGGCATTTGCGATTCATGTGCGGGAGAGCTGATTATCCGTCCCGATGATAAAATTGAAGCAATCCAAAAGCGTCTTGAAACTTACCGAAGTCAAACAGCCCCTTTAATCGATTATTATACTAAAAAGAATTTAATCATAGATATAGATGCCCGCCCTGCATCGGAGAAGGTATTGGCTTCTTTTGAAGCAAAATTTCCGCATTAG
- a CDS encoding dicarboxylate/amino acid:cation symporter produces MKIWIKYLIGSVLGIIIAAISSSDSAFLNAAVDFAANIAIQFGRYSLYPVLFFGFTVSISKLRESRSLLKLSIYIAVFIILSSLLAALLGLISISISSPPRIPIFVEETSSVENLGMMESFLRLFPSSAFEALIDGLYILPLCIFAGFAGAACAVDKNISKPVFTLFDSLSRVSYAVMAFFVDMFSIGLIAVSVNWCIKFQAMLSTKFFTGLIVLLLVDFFIIALIIYPVILKIICRDINPYKVLYASIAPVCAAFFSGDTNLTLPILLRHSNESLGVRRRISSVSLPVFSVFGRAGSAMVVTISFIVILNSYSSLGISFEDRFWLVGISTLFSFFLGRFPITGTYVSLVAVCAIYGRGFESGFLILRPAAFFIGSVAAAIDALTAMVGTYIIGHLSKMTNTRTLRFFI; encoded by the coding sequence ATGAAAATTTGGATAAAATATCTTATAGGTTCTGTTCTAGGTATTATAATTGCGGCTATTTCTTCTTCCGATAGTGCGTTCCTTAATGCAGCTGTTGATTTTGCCGCTAATATTGCTATTCAATTCGGCCGTTATTCATTATATCCCGTTTTATTTTTCGGTTTTACCGTAAGTATATCTAAATTACGTGAAAGCCGTTCCTTATTAAAACTTTCGATATATATTGCCGTGTTTATTATTCTTTCATCCCTTTTGGCTGCTCTTTTAGGCTTGATTTCTATCTCTATCAGCTCTCCGCCGAGAATCCCTATCTTTGTTGAAGAAACAAGTTCTGTCGAAAATTTGGGTATGATGGAGTCTTTTTTACGGCTTTTTCCTTCAAGTGCCTTTGAAGCCTTGATTGATGGTCTTTATATACTTCCGCTTTGTATCTTTGCCGGTTTTGCAGGAGCAGCCTGTGCTGTAGATAAAAATATTTCCAAACCTGTTTTTACCCTTTTTGATTCATTATCAAGAGTTTCTTATGCCGTTATGGCCTTTTTTGTAGACATGTTTTCAATAGGGCTTATTGCAGTATCCGTGAACTGGTGTATCAAGTTTCAAGCTATGCTTTCTACCAAATTTTTTACCGGCTTGATTGTGCTTCTATTGGTTGACTTTTTTATAATAGCCTTAATCATATATCCTGTAATCTTAAAAATAATATGCAGAGATATAAATCCTTACAAGGTGCTCTATGCTTCGATAGCACCTGTTTGTGCCGCTTTTTTTTCAGGCGATACAAATTTAACCTTGCCTATCTTATTGCGCCATTCAAACGAGAGCTTGGGTGTCAGAAGGAGAATTTCTTCGGTATCCTTGCCCGTTTTTTCGGTTTTCGGCAGGGCAGGAAGCGCGATGGTTGTTACCATAAGCTTTATTGTAATTTTAAACTCTTATTCCAGTCTGGGGATAAGTTTTGAAGATAGATTTTGGCTTGTCGGTATTTCTACCCTTTTTTCGTTCTTTTTAGGCCGTTTTCCCATAACGGGAACCTATGTTTCCCTTGTTGCCGTTTGTGCTATATACGGACGAGGTTTTGAATCGGGATTTTTAATTTTGCGGCCGGCAGCCTTTTTTATAGGTTCGGTAGCTGCTGCCATTGATGCCTTAACCGCCATGGTTGGAACATATATAATCGGTCACTTGTCTAAGATGACTAATACACGCACTTTAAGATTCTTTATATAA
- a CDS encoding leucine-rich repeat domain-containing protein, whose translation MLKTLYKITALVIFSFFVFSCSAKEEKIGAENKEEQFEAGSQAGLVSEKKDKGLQAEQDKEKTADAQYQKALNEASIIFEFDAVNKKINLSLKADKNIKIEGAVPSEIPADGSVNEIFIAKNSLALLGDVKGLTIHNAEILSGVKIIKAPSLKFLDISFSGLKNIEFLDCKALENLILEGNKKMNKPDFSSLKGLKKLNLAKTTIHEMDFSVFRHLECLDISSISLKALDLTKNIELKELDCENSGLGTLDLTKNIKLHRLNCRANKLTDLALFQNKELKFLDCGKNDLDKLLIALNTKLQKLYCDSNEIKDLDLSSLKDLEELYCYRNKIENLVVGSNRKLKNLFCFENKIDEKSMKQLFDSLIAGDGYDVKTLVVYAEKNPDLTYKTDKYFDHNFVPTEEMLNSSSFKFWRVYFTLYGLEDMGSIIDSLVQKTGEAF comes from the coding sequence ATGTTAAAGACCTTATATAAAATTACGGCTTTGGTTATTTTTAGTTTTTTTGTTTTTTCGTGTTCCGCAAAGGAAGAAAAAATAGGGGCTGAAAATAAGGAAGAACAATTTGAGGCCGGCTCTCAGGCCGGACTTGTTTCCGAAAAAAAAGATAAGGGGCTTCAGGCGGAGCAAGATAAGGAGAAAACGGCTGATGCCCAATATCAAAAAGCCTTAAATGAGGCTTCCATTATTTTTGAATTTGATGCTGTAAATAAAAAAATCAATTTAAGCCTTAAAGCCGATAAAAATATCAAAATTGAAGGTGCCGTTCCTTCGGAAATTCCTGCCGACGGTTCCGTAAACGAAATATTTATAGCAAAAAATTCTCTTGCCCTCTTGGGTGATGTAAAAGGGCTTACAATCCATAATGCCGAAATTTTAAGCGGAGTTAAAATAATCAAGGCTCCTTCTTTGAAGTTCTTGGATATTTCTTTTTCGGGCTTAAAGAATATAGAATTTTTAGATTGTAAGGCTCTTGAAAATCTGATTCTTGAAGGTAACAAGAAAATGAATAAGCCTGACTTTTCTTCGTTAAAAGGCTTAAAAAAACTCAACTTAGCTAAAACAACAATTCACGAGATGGATTTTTCTGTTTTTCGTCATCTTGAATGCCTTGATATAAGTTCGATAAGCCTAAAAGCTCTTGATCTTACAAAAAACATTGAGCTTAAAGAACTGGATTGTGAAAATTCCGGTTTAGGTACTCTTGATTTAACTAAAAATATAAAATTACATCGGCTTAATTGCAGGGCCAACAAACTTACCGATTTGGCGCTTTTTCAAAACAAGGAGCTTAAGTTTTTGGATTGCGGAAAAAATGATCTCGATAAACTTTTAATAGCTCTTAACACAAAACTTCAAAAACTTTATTGTGATTCCAACGAGATAAAGGATTTGGATCTTTCTTCTTTAAAGGATCTTGAAGAGCTTTATTGTTACCGCAACAAGATAGAGAATCTTGTTGTAGGTTCAAATCGCAAGTTAAAAAATCTTTTTTGCTTTGAAAATAAGATTGATGAAAAATCAATGAAGCAGCTCTTTGATTCTTTGATAGCAGGTGACGGATATGATGTTAAAACTCTTGTAGTTTATGCCGAAAAAAATCCCGATCTAACATACAAGACAGATAAATACTTTGACCATAATTTTGTGCCTACCGAAGAAATGCTTAATTCTTCCTCCTTTAAATTCTGGAGAGTTTATTTTACCCTTTACGGTCTTGAAGATATGGGCAGTATAATCGACTCACTTGTTCAAAAAACGGGAGAAGCTTTTTAG
- a CDS encoding type III PLP-dependent enzyme, with product MDRKDYISDSEWKHFMSFSENLETPCVVVNLKTIKKNYQNLRENFPYADIFYAIKANPHEEIISMLNEMGSCFDIASRYELDKVLKLGVSPERLSYGNTIKKAKDIAYFYEKGVRMFATDSKDDLKNIAQLAPGSRVYVRILVENTTSADWPLSRKFGCHPDMAYDLCIQARDSGLIPYGISFHVGSQQRDIGQWNDAIAKTKYLMDSLEEEEEIKLEMVNMGGGFPASYVTPANDLSEYASEISRYLEDDFGEERPRIILEPGRSLVGDSGILVTEVVMISRKNNTALFRWVYLDTGLFNGLIETLNESLKYPIITDKDEGCKKWGEVVLAGPTCDSMDIMYEDYKYSLPTNLKPGDRVYFLTTGAYTSSYASVEFNGFPPIKTYIMK from the coding sequence ATGGATAGAAAAGATTACATTAGCGATTCTGAGTGGAAACACTTTATGAGTTTTTCAGAAAATCTGGAAACGCCCTGTGTTGTTGTCAACCTAAAAACAATCAAAAAAAATTATCAAAACTTAAGAGAAAATTTTCCCTATGCGGATATTTTTTATGCAATTAAAGCTAACCCGCATGAAGAAATTATTTCAATGCTAAACGAGATGGGCTCATGTTTCGACATAGCTTCACGTTATGAACTTGATAAGGTTTTGAAATTAGGTGTAAGCCCTGAAAGACTCAGTTACGGAAATACCATAAAAAAGGCAAAGGATATTGCTTATTTTTATGAAAAGGGTGTTAGGATGTTCGCTACGGACAGTAAGGACGACCTTAAAAATATAGCTCAGCTTGCTCCCGGTTCTAGAGTTTATGTGAGAATTCTTGTTGAAAACACAACCAGTGCCGACTGGCCGCTATCAAGAAAATTCGGCTGTCATCCCGATATGGCCTATGACCTTTGTATTCAGGCCAGAGATTCGGGCCTTATTCCTTACGGTATTTCTTTCCACGTAGGAAGCCAGCAGCGGGATATCGGTCAGTGGAACGATGCCATTGCAAAGACAAAATACCTGATGGACTCTTTGGAAGAAGAAGAAGAAATTAAGCTTGAAATGGTAAACATGGGCGGCGGTTTTCCCGCTTCCTATGTTACACCTGCAAACGACCTAAGCGAGTATGCTTCCGAAATTAGCCGCTACTTGGAAGATGATTTCGGTGAAGAGCGTCCGCGCATTATTTTGGAACCGGGCCGCTCCCTTGTAGGCGACAGCGGTATCTTGGTAACAGAGGTTGTTATGATTTCGCGCAAAAACAACACAGCCCTCTTTAGATGGGTATATCTTGATACCGGTCTTTTTAACGGTCTTATTGAAACTCTAAACGAATCCTTAAAATACCCTATCATTACCGATAAGGATGAAGGCTGCAAAAAATGGGGTGAGGTCGTTTTGGCCGGTCCTACATGCGACAGTATGGATATTATGTATGAAGATTATAAATACAGTCTTCCTACCAACCTTAAGCCCGGAGACAGGGTATATTTCCTTACAACCGGTGCCTATACATCCAGTTATGCTTCTGTAGAATTTAACGGCTTCCCGCCGATTAAAACCTATATAATGAAGTAA
- the rimP gene encoding ribosome maturation factor RimP: protein MEFIQKKDIPYFTECEPLVEGLGFKLVDLNVLHKKDVWQVKAVIKSEKGVGIKDCTSVHRTLQPRIEALIGSQDVTMEVSSPGINRLVKRSVEFYAFVGEEAQIWDNSITDWRHGIIKEVNSEGLVLNSDNQDIQIPYQDIKKARCNL, encoded by the coding sequence GTGGAATTTATTCAAAAAAAAGACATTCCGTACTTTACCGAATGCGAACCTCTTGTCGAAGGACTAGGCTTTAAACTGGTTGACCTTAATGTCCTTCATAAAAAAGATGTTTGGCAGGTTAAAGCGGTAATAAAATCGGAAAAAGGGGTCGGTATCAAAGACTGTACCTCCGTACATAGGACTCTTCAGCCCCGTATTGAAGCCCTCATAGGCTCGCAGGATGTAACTATGGAAGTAAGCTCTCCGGGCATCAATCGGCTTGTAAAACGCTCGGTTGAGTTTTATGCCTTTGTGGGAGAAGAAGCCCAAATTTGGGATAACAGTATTACTGATTGGCGGCACGGAATTATAAAAGAAGTAAATTCCGAAGGCCTTGTTTTAAATTCTGATAATCAAGACATTCAAATTCCGTATCAGGATATAAAAAAAGCCAGATGTAATCTTTAA